Part of the Clarias gariepinus isolate MV-2021 ecotype Netherlands chromosome 25, CGAR_prim_01v2, whole genome shotgun sequence genome is shown below.
ttttatgagcttctGGATGAGCTGTCATTCTGCTTTTGGAGTAATTTGGTGGACTGGCCACTCTTGGGAAGGTTGAGCAATGTTCCAAGGTTTCTCCATTTGTGCCTCACGTCTCTCACTGTTGTTTTACTAAGTCCTTATAAATTGCTTCGgaaccctttccagactgatacatgtcaattactttgtcatctgttcttgaatttctttacaTTGCGACATGATGTGCTGCTTTTTAAGATCTTTTAGCGTGCTTGACTTTGTCAGACAGATTTTATTTAAGTGATTACTTGATTCTACAGGTCTGGTAGTagtcaggcctgggtgtggcaagtgaaatttaccTCAGCTTTTCATAAAATGTGgttaatcacagttcattctTGATTAAGtgtggggattttttttattattatcatcatttctTTATGTAGGGCCAGGGAGGtttaaacagcttttttcccctaatCATTATATTCAAAActgaattttgtatttaaactggttatctttatttaatattaaaattggttggatgatctgaatcatttggttggatgatctgaatcatttgaatcaagtgtgacaaatatgcataaaaattaCAAGAATCAGTGCTGAGGATAACTAAGTAATGATGGTGCATACCTCTGACTTGGAAAAGGTAAGGGAAAAAGTTTGAATGACTTTATTCTTTACTTATTACAATCTAAAGTCATATCCCTCGGTTTCACATGTTTGGTATTATGTTGATATTGTTTTAGGGAGACTCTAAAAACGATGCCTGGATCTTCTGTCTAGCTGTTCTTCTGAGCAGCACTCTGGTCTACAATAGCCGTGGAACCATCGACAACACAGCAGTGGAAAAACTACAGAATCCTTCATTGCACTATTAAAAATTTACTATATAAAATTATTCCTCATACCTACAGAGccactcttttcttttctcagtttttctttttactttgacACAATttcagtcctggaatatgcctgtgcaattagggaagaaaaacttAACTGAAGTGACTCTCTAGTCATTCAGGTCTTCACCTGACTTCATTTTAATGCTACATATTGTTGCAACAACACACCATAACACTCCCTTTAGAGGGTTGTAGTGTAGCCACTATGCCTGGTGGATGCATTCTTCATGTGCATCCCTTCTTGCCTTGACATGACCATCACTCTAGAACAGGGCCAATCTGAACTTGTCAGACCAAGTTTTGTACATTGCTctaaagtccagtctttatgctcctcTAAGAAATTCAAATTCTGAATAATCTCCCTAGCAAGTGGTATTCTTATGCCCACTTTTTCCAAccaccttccttccttccttccatgATAGTTTACCAATATCCTTACAGGATTTggaaatttttttcattaatttcaaTTCTTTTAAAGTAGtgattttttggccaggcagtgtataaacaTAGTTCTTTAATCAGCACAAAAGCAACATTATTAAGACATTATCAAACATTGTGTGCATTAAAAAGCCTCCAACAGTTGTTTTTCTCCAAAATCTGCGATTTAATTATTATGAATGCTTACATCAGTCTCAAAACACAGTGAGGTGCTAATTAGTCTCAAAACACATGCACTAGAAGctgcacacacttacaaaaaaatgtctgtgctgtGCCCACAACCACACAacatttactcaatatttttgaGGCAGTAAACATTGGCATCCTATGTGgcaggagtgaattatttgaatAGTTGTAGCTTTGTAGCTTttaggtggtgtagtggttagcactgttgccttgcacctcagggtccgggtttgattcccagccaagcttaattcctgtctctgtgtgcatggagtttgcttggcgggtttcctccaggtactccagtttcctgcagattgggctaaatggcgttcccaaattgcccgtagtgtgtgaatgtctgtgtgctctgcgatggattggcaccctgtccaggttgtagcccgtcttgtgccctaagtatcctgggataggcttcaggccccccgtgaccctaaatacaggatgaagcattATAGATgctgagtaagtgagtaagttaCATGATAAGCTCTTTTACATGCTgcgcttgtttttttaattgagaaAATGCCACatttattgtctcatgtttAATGCAGTTGTGAAGCTCTTCAATAAATCTAGGCTTTATTTAACAGCTtccaaaatggattttttttcaaaggttcATGGTCTTGAATCTGGaaatctgaagaaaaaaaattgtcatacaGCATCACAATAGTAACTGAACAGGAATATAGATATCATAGTAATATCATATCGGGGAGTCGTTGGTAAATCCCATCactgacatttactgtacagtttaGTCATGATTCCTTAACATGCTGCAGCTATGTCACAGAGCTTTCAGAGCAGATTAAGATCAAATCACCTCCATCCAGAGCAGCTGAGGAGGAGGAAGTAGAAGACTCTCATTTTGTGCAGTTTTTTCCTAACTTTATTTGGACAGTTCGTGATTTTTCATTGGAGCTAGAGCTTGAGAAAAGGGGTCGAGTGACTGAGGATGAGTACCTGGAATTTGCCCTGCAGCTGAAGAAAGGTAAAAGTGACATCTCTGCACAAATAAACTGGAGAAAAATGTATACTTGTAGTCTCACACTCACCAAGGCTATGCAATTCATACATAACTTACTGTAATGTGCACTCACTGACTGATTTATTAGGAACCTCTTGCATCTGCACATTCATGCAAATGTCGAATGGCATGGATATAGAAGCCAGAATCTTTTTGTCTGCCTTATGTGTAATTTTACTCCTTATTCTTAGCTGATTGCCTACCTGTCAGAGCTATAGTAGTACTGTAGTATATTTAATACTATTAGTATAGTAATACTgcagtatatttaaaattgtaaaatatttgttgtatccttttaaaaagctttaaatttttcatattattttatagtCTGTCATCTGGCATTTTCTTCTATGTTATTTGGTGCATCTACCTTTTTTTCTGTGTCACATTAGAGTCACCAAATAAAGCTAAGGCAAATGATGAGTTTGCAGCTTTGCATGTCTGTCACTGCCATAATTATTAACAAATCATGGATTTGGATCATCCTATATGGATGaaacattatttaaagaaacTGTAGATATTGCCAAGCAGTTGGTGGCATtccaggttaaaaaaataaaacaaaagaataatttGCAGGGCACAAAAAATCAGATGCAAGGCATGCCACTGGCATTTATTCTTACTGAAATGCAAGATAAGTAGTGTTAGCTGGTTCTCTTTGAACAGGGATACGTAGGCATGAAACTCATAAACGAACATTTATGGGGAGAAAACAAAATGCCTTTAATTTTGTTAGTTATTTCAGTCTCTTTCTATCCTTTAAAATTATACTGGCAGGTAAATTGAGTACACTATTATCCTTCAATGTGAATGTGATCTGAGCTGATGTTAACGATtttgtctgtttctttgttttatctGTAATACAGGACTTAGTATGAAGAACACCAACTACAATCTTCCAAGGCAGTGCATTCGAAACTATTTTCCAACCAGGAAGtgctttgtttttccatttccGGCCCCCGAGGACAAAATGGTTCGTTTAGAGACTCTGGATGAGGGTGAAATTTCCCCTAAATTTCTTAATGTCACAAAGCAATTCTGTGACCATGTATTTGCAGCAAGCAAAGTTAAAACACTTAAAGGAGGATACAGAGTCACAGGGAGAAGTAAGCACTacattatttttcccttaatgTTGATTATCtttacaaacattttctgtagttTTTTAGCTAACTATTTTACCCATAATTCAATATGTAGatgttactgtatatgctgtGACACAGTCACTCTCTTTCCGTTTGCGGACAGTCTTTGGTCACCTTGTGCAGTCATATGTGGAGACAATTTCTAGTGGCAAAGTCCCTTGTCTGGAGAACGCTGTGGTTGTAATGGCACAGATTGAAAATCAGACAGCTTTGCAGGAGGGTCTTAAGGTCTATCAGAGTGGAATGGAACAGGTAAtgcaatacacacaaacatacacaaaaggAATGAAAAGgcaataaagacatgaaagggagcacattaaaataaatttttttgtaatttaatgcaAAAGATGATTCAAGCCTTTAATTGCCCTTACTATTCTTCAGTATAAATACGGTGTCCCTCCGTCTGCTGACTTGACAGTCCAATCTTAATGGCCAGTCCTTTAGCTCTTTTAAACTGATGGTATGCCAGCAATCCTATTGacataggcaaaaaaaaaaaaagcacaataatttttttttttatactaaatcAAACACTTTACATTGATTGCAAGTGTCCCACATGTTCCTGTTCTTTTctgaattttacacaaaaaaccTTACTGTCAACTTCCATCATCTAATTCTCGGTTCAGTCCACACTCTTATTTTCTTCTGTACCAAAAAATTCATCCTGAAAATCACGATCTAATGTTATCTAGCTACACTATCCCCTGCAACCACCTTACAGTCAAAATCTCCTTTAGATTGCATGTCCTATATAGCAGATAATCTACATGAGTAAATCTCCCATCTCTCTTTTAAGCCAGCCTGTGTTCTTTCTTCTTAAAATATCTATTCACCACTGccatttttatcctttttttaatctacAGTAATCcataccttaacctctctcttaacgttatggcgcaaTTCCCGAAACGTTTGTACTCTAAGTATATTTTAGGTAAGTCACACTTTCCACagtgcagcagtctttataaatcagcggtgtatgcaagcatggcacgttatcaaagtcgtattaatgatggaatttattgtaggcctgtttaaggatttaaatttatttgatatcagaactaatagagtgacttttaattagcctattccataatgtgactaatgcattaaaattggcaatccTTTTTATATTGAACAGttggcaaacaatttggctcTAAGTGGCTAAGATCGTATAAATTGGTAATCATGGTGGTGTCCAGAATGCAACAGATATGGCAGCGATACAGCATGTTGTTGTGCTATACGAAGACGCCGCCGCAGTTATGGTGGCAACAGCCATGCTCCATATCATGGCTCTGCGTGGTTGCTTTTATTGAAGGTTTCTACCAATGGCAATCAAGAGTGTGTTGCACATAAGTAACcgcagctgtttgtcaatcaattAGGATTGTATACTCGGTTCGTTTCACTGCCACTACAGGTTACGTGAAAATATTAGCAACACTAGcgaatattatatatttgtctattatggcatgctattgataagttaacccatgtcgaaatgAACATTATGGGAGAATTttttgcaatgtttaatttgcataaatggtgctgtctttcttaatgctgtcatgcaaaaggagtttAAAATCGATTCCTAAGCAATCGATGTCAGCCAATTCAGTACCTTCattgtagacagcgccttgtaacgttGGATGTAAGAGGCAGCAACTTACAGTAAGAAGACTCCCAAGGGACAGTTCGGgaaacacacttagaaaagttaACAACTTACgaaagatatacagtatcttaagagtcttcttagcgcgcTAAGAGTGTGCGTTATCGGGAAACCAGGCCCAGAAAATCAAGGTCACAGAGTCTAGAGGAAGAGTGTAGAGGCAAGGAAAAGTTGCTTGAAGAACAGGGTAAAGTTACCATAGTTTGTGATTatttggggtgccatgtcatctgctagtGTTGGTCTACTGTGTTTTAACAAGTCCAAAGTGCAGccaggagattttagagcaaTTCGGGCTTATGTCTGCGGACAATCCTAAAGGAGGTGCTGATTCTTTGTCCAGCAAGTCTTAGCACCTGCCCACAGTGCCAAATCTACCACTAATTGTTTTGCTGACTGTGCAGTTACTGTACTTGTTTGGCCAGACAACTTACCTGACTTGAACTCCATAGAAAATAGCTATTGTCAAAgggaagatgagaaacacatAACCCAACAATACGGGCAAGCTAAAGGCTGCTATCCAAGCAATTCTTAATACAGTATGCAgcggatttttattttttactgttgatgCCAGTTACATTTTAGCGCTAAAACATAAGCTGTAACTCCAATTAgaatagtgtaaaaaaaagacaaaagcagtCGGTTGATCTGGATGAAGTAAGCTGGAATTTATTGCAGCAACAAAGCCCAAGTGAGTCAACCCAACTGCAAGATAAAGAACAGGCAAAAAGCAAACTGCTTCAAGAACAGGCAAAAAGCAGACAAATTCAATGACCACTCCTTATACTGTTGGCTGAGGGAGGGACTCAACAGTCTCCTCCCTaggtttttcccttttttcttatgttatatatttttttatcttatatatatttttgtctaaaaacatGCTTACAAATAACACTTTAGCAGTGTCACAGGCTGATCGCCTCCATACCAAGCTGCACTACATATAGTAATTATGCTAAAAGAGCCCTGACCAAGTCCTGagtgtttaaatttatatacatttttttaaatttctgtatAGTAAATCCCTTATTGATTGATCttagaaaatattctaatattgtgAAATACTGGATTtgcatgagctgtaagccataatgaaaaaaataaaaatatatttacatgtaatgaatctaaactTTTCAAGAGTTTCACTACTTAAATGAAATAATGTGATAAAATTaacttcaaaatatttttttttaatgcactgtaTTCCAGGGTCATGAGCTGTATCTTAATGATACTGTCAAATACATCATCTTTCCAGTGCATTGTAAAAAGCAAAACTTAATATAACTTAACTTTGATTTAAACCCAAACTGAATCCTTGGAACGCCAgtattttttcccttaaaaatacTTACTGAAAAAGTGTTTATTAtgtctacatttacattaataaaaatgactgtaacaaaaatttgtatttataatttgttGATCATAAAAATATGATAAACTTGATATGGGCCATAAGACTAATCCAAAGCAAAATTAACTCTTAAATTTATGTAGGTGAAGAGTTTGTTCCCAGTCAAAGTGAGTGAATTATCTGCTGAACATCAGAAGATGAGCAACATGGCCAGCACTGAGTTTATGAAGCGTTCGTTCAAAGATGAAGGCCAGGAATACTTCAAGAAACTGGTGGTGGGTTtggaaccacacacacacacacacacacacacacacatacacattccaAGGTTTATCCTTATTTTTGGTAactacagtttttattttaaaaacgtatttatttttatcatatttattgaTACAACATCTTGTGTGGATTACTCTTTTGAAAAACAATGTCAATGATCTCCCGGACAACCATCAAGTCATGACCCCATTTATATTGGATTACAAGCAAAATTTATTCTGGAAGCgtgctcatatttcaaaacaaccataaaccaaatagaattttcccataagaaataatggaaactcaaattattcgttccacagccttaaaaaaataaatacatgaaaataattaacacaaaatatgaagtaaaaataaaacaaattaacctgcactttacctttaaaaaaagtaaaaataaatcccaacagaagtgtttccgtttgtgcgcgcagtgtatgtgtgtgtgtggcacggtgtccaatgtggcgtgcgcacacagacacaaagagcatgCTGACCCTTGAGCAGAGAAAGAAATGGATTTTAAACCTCTCTAAGGAgccttgcttttgctttacacgctgtacacacacgcatacagacacaaaaataaaaaatgttttacgtgcacacacatggtcacagtgttatagtaaacagtacacacatgcacggatgttgattataccagtaagagacgtgcactaaaacacagcaggggagacgattacccacaattccacagcaaaagagagagaaaaatcgttggctcagttgtgatcatgtgaagctcagcatcaaaacaagaagcgcatccGTGATATATGAAACTCGGTAcacgtaaaccaagacttgttctttttccaagtcgaaatttatttaaaatctttgcccGTCCTGTGGAACGCTCATAAACACTATATGAATAGTAattctaatatttaaattttttaaaatactggaATTTAAAATTTCATGAGCTGTGAATTCAGAATATATGACAGGTAATTAAATCacaaaagcaaattttttttagaagcactgtatatacagtatatacgtgtgtgtgtgtgtgtgtgtgtgtgtgtgtgtgtgtgtgttctgcataATTTGAACGtctttgaatatactgtattttcaggAGGAAGTAGATAAGCACTATGCTGAGCTAATTGCTCAGAACATGGAGGCATCAGATAAGAAGTGCCAGCAGATTCTGTCTGATCTATATGAGAAGATGAATGAGCGTGTGCAGCGAGGGGAATATGCAAAGCCTGGAGGATATAGTCTCTATTGCACACACAGAGAGGATGTCATTACTCAGTACAACAGCCAGCCCAATAAGGGAATccaggtaaaaaaacaaaaacaataatttgtgcaCCTTTTAATGTGACTGGTACAGTAGGTTAATTTAAGGAACGGGatgtcaaaaataaaattaggacTATGATGTTCAATTGTTGCATGTTCATCACTACAGTGTATTTCCAAAAGGCATTTGGTTTACTGCGCTGAAATAAATACTACCCAATTAAAGCAGGATTATTGTACCAAATAGGTCACCAATAAAATGTACTCCATGGATTAGACTTGTTTCTTCATCTTGACCAAATTAAGATCttgggaatttggaggccatgTCATCACCGTAAACAAATTTTTCTCAAATCATTCCTGAAAGTTTGACAGTGTACATTGTCCTGCTAAATTTGCACTACACTGTTcaaattaagtgtgtgtgtgtgtgtgtgtgtgtgtgtgtgtgtgtgtgttatctgttTGAAGGCCGATTTGGTGTTGGAgaggtttttaagtgagaaaagtgTGGAGGCAAAATTAATTCTCCAGACTGATGAACAACTGACTGAGAGTGAGAAAAAGGTTCAGGGTAAGATGAGCATGATCATATTATGTATtgtgtttattcattattttgaaTAATGGGGAAACCCCCTATAGATTGCATATTGGTGAACATTAAATTAGGGTGACTATTTTCTATATTCCCTAGTTGCTTTTGGACAACCACTAAATAGTCAGGAAGAGTCTAAGAATTATTATATTCCCAGACTGTTTTTTCCACAGAAATTAAGAtactattataatattaaatatataaataaaactaaaactttataaaaaatgataaaacaaaaatgaaaacgaATTTAAGTAAATGAATTATCCAGttaaatcatcaaaattaattaactaatttaatataacacatgtaatttttttcaccttttattAATCAACACGTTTTCTCCtaaacatattgttttttttctaaaaacgcTTTGGGAACATTTCTTTCCCAtatgtgtatcaaacatgccaaattttggcttatataacctcggtcaggtgacgtcatctgatgaggtttatctgcaggttataaataggagtgaatcgaaaacatcctcaggtcaatttttgtctgaaaggacgtccagtcacacCAGCAGTGGGTgaggcgctatcaataagaggcgcaaaccctgttgacggaccctctCCAGGACTCccaggagcagagctatcggagcaaatgcataaaggcgtaatctgGGCCTCGTATGGGCCAGTGCACTTGTTCCAGTTTCCAgcctctctctacagtgctttgtACTTAAAGAGACaaacctggcagtaggttccctgTTGCCAGCCTCTCTGAAAGCGGCACAAGTTTTGACACTTCAGCTAGATGGGGGGgcgttagatgttcggcatcctgaaacatggcaggaaggaacagaagggttagggttagggttagcatAGGAGAGTTCGCTGGAGATGAGATTTGGTGGCCGATGGTCTCGACTCCTGAGCACAGCGGGGGAGAAATATCACAAAGGCCAGCTCGTAGAGCTTTGCCTCCCGAACCTAGTGGTGGCGGTGTTTACGGCGTCGCCAAAGGGGCTGGAAGGCGAGGTGttggcatcaaggaggaaagtGCAGCCCCTGTCCTTGATGCCCGTGAGGTTAAGCCACAGATTTCTCTCCGTGGCAAACATAGCAGCTATAGAAGGCCGTCTGTTTGGTGGCACGGATAAATAAATCTGTGGCTCGGCGTAGCTCTGCAAACGCCGCATTGTTGATAGACCTGCCAGTGCTCAGacctctcagcaggtcagcctggtataCCTGCAAAACCGCTATGGTGTGCAGGGCAACACCAGCCTGACCCACTGCCTGGAAAAGCTTTTCCCACCGACAAACATGTTAGTGTTcacggcttggtggggagtgtgggcttttcagggaggatgagcttccaggagagagatagcccacaAACGTCTCTTCAATCTGGGGTATCATTATATAAAACCACACTTTTATGTCATCAACGACATTTGAACAAATCGATCCTGCGGCTAGTCAAGGTGTAATCGTTCAAACGCACATTTTTTTACTACTTCCAGT
Proteins encoded:
- the LOC128512853 gene encoding guanylate-binding protein 1-like; amino-acid sequence: MCPFNFKLDKSCCVLVTSNHTADLKQRRESERTMCSPMTKPICLVTNVNSSLCVNTSALEYLSNNDTPVVVVSVVGLYRTGKSYLMNRLAGKQTGFALGSTIESKTKGIWMWCVPHPYNAKQTLVLLDTEGLGDIDKGDSKNDAWIFCLAVLLSSTLVYNSRGTIDNTAVEKLHYVTELSEQIKIKSPPSRAAEEEEVEDSHFVQFFPNFIWTVRDFSLELELEKRGRVTEDEYLEFALQLKKGLSMKNTNYNLPRQCIRNYFPTRKCFVFPFPAPEDKMVRLETLDEGEISPKFLNVTKQFCDHVFAASKVKTLKGGYRVTGRIFGHLVQSYVETISSGKVPCLENAVVVMAQIENQTALQEGLKVYQSGMEQVKSLFPVKVSELSAEHQKMSNMASTEFMKRSFKDEGQEYFKKLVEEVDKHYAELIAQNMEASDKKCQQILSDLYEKMNERVQRGEYAKPGGYSLYCTHREDVITQYNSQPNKGIQADLVLERFLSEKSVEAKLILQTDEQLTESEKKVQEEKEQAALLEQQCKAERNRNLEITQLMQEEKEHHKQRMQQLEKKFEEEKLHQQQELERALERKLAEQKELLKKGFNENAKMLEMEIEQLKKEKNKESGNIFKDFFMPILGTVLSKVLKL